The genomic stretch GTCACCCTAAGGTGGTTTCAACGATTGAGGATTTGGCAGAAGGTAAATTCCATGAAATACTGGATGACCCGCGCATCGAAGATAAAAACAAAGTTACCCGCGTAGTTATCCTTAGCGGAAAGCTATATTACGATATAGATAAGGAGCGCGATGAGGAATTTCCCGAGCATACTGCCATCATTCGTTTGGAGCAGTTGTATCCATTGGCTGATGAGCAAATCAAAACTATGATTGGCAGTTACAAAAAAGCCGAGAAGATAATTTGGGCTCAGGAAGAACCTAAAAACATGGGTGGAGCATATTATATCAAAATGAATTTCCCTGTGGAGATTGACGAGATTATTGCCCCACCATCAAGTGCCAGTACTGCCGCAGGGTCGTCCAAAGCACACGCTGTACGTCAGCAAAAATTAATAAAAGATATACTTAACGCATAAAGTAAAAATAAAGATGAGCGTAGAAATTAAAGTTCCATCACCTGGTGAATCCGTATCAGAAGTAGAAATCGCTTCGTGGTTAGTAGAAGATGGCGACTACGTAGAAAAAGACCAAGAAATTGTAGAGCTTGACTCTGACAAAGCTACCCTTGCCATGCCAGCTGAAGAATCTGGTATTATTTCTATATCTGTAGAAGAAGGCGAAGAAGTGGAAGTGGGCCAGGTAATTGGAACCATTGACACTAGTGCAGCCAAGCCAGAAGGAAGTGGTGATGACAGTAAAAAAGAGGACAAGCCAAAAGCAGATGCTCCAAAAGAGGAAGCTAAAGCTGAAAAAGCTCCTGCCAAAAAAGAAGAAACTTATGCTTCTGGTAGCGCTTCGCCCGCAGCTCGCAAAATTCTTGACGAAAAGGGAATTGACGCAAAAGCTGTGGAAGGTACTGGCCGTGATGGCCGAATTACCCGCGATGACGCTGTAAAAGCTGAAGCTTCTATGGGGACTTCTACTGGTGCCGCTCGTCCTTCTGATCGCAAAAAGATGAGCTCCTTGCGCAGAAAGCTTGCTAAGCGTTTGGTATCTGTAAAAAATGAAACGGCTATGCTTACCACTTTTAATGAAGTGGATATGAAGCCAATCTTTGATCTTAGATCAGAGTACAAAGAAGACTTTAAAGAGAAGCATGGTGTAGGCCTTGGTTTTATGTCATTCTTTACCCTTGCGGTAACACGTGCTTTGAAAGAATTTCCTCAGGTAAACTCAATGATTGATGGTGATGATTTGATCACTTTCGATTACGCAGATATTAGCATCGCGGTAAGTGGACCAAAAGGACTTATGGTTCCTGTGATTCGCAATGCCGAAAACCTAAGCTTTGCTGGTGTAGAAAAAGAAGTGAAGCGTTTGGCGATCCGTGTTCGTGAAGGTCAAATTACCGTTGATGAAATGACTGGTGGCACCTTTACCATTACCAATGGTGGTGTATTTGGCTCTATGCTTTCTACCCCTATTATCAACCCTCCACAGAGTGCTATCCTTGGAATGCACAATATCGTTGAGCGTCCGGTAGCTATTGATGGAAAAGTAGAAATTCGTCCGATTATGTATGTGGCTCTTTCTTATGACCACCGTGTAATTGATGGCCGTGAGTCTGTAGGTTTCCTTGTAGCTGTAAAAGAAGCTTTGGAAAACCCACAAGAACTTTTGATGGGTGGTGACAATGTGGTAAAAAAAGCCCTTGAGTTGTAGAAACTAAGGTTTAAGTATATATTTTTAGAAAGCCTCGGTATCGAAAGATATTGGGGCTTTTTTGTTTTCGGCAATGTCACCTCTTTACGAAAAACTACTTTTGCAATCGCAAACAGTTTTCTATGATAGATACCCACAGCCATATTTACCTTGATGAATTTAAAGAAGGTTTTGACGATATGCTGGCTCGCGCCAAAGAGCAAGGCATTGATGAAATTTACCTTCCTAATATTGATGTAAAAAGTATTCATAACCTAAAAGAACTGGCGGCCAACTATCCGCAGTGCAAACCTATGATGGGGTTGCACCCGGGTTCGGTAAAAGAAGATTATCAGGAACAACTGGCGGTAATGTTTGAGGAATTGGACAATGGGAAATACTATGCTGTTGGTGAAATAGGCATGGATCTGTATTGGGACAAAACTTTCGTGGAAGAGCAGCGCAAGGCTTTTGCTATTCAAATTGAAAAAGCCAAAGAAATGGGCCTCCCCATCGTTATCCACTGCCGTGAGGCTTTTGATGAAGTTTTCGAAATTTTGGAAGCTTATCATGACGACAAACTCTTTGGCATCTTTCATTGCTTTACAGGAAACTTAGAACAAGCCCATCGTGCGCTTTCGCTAAATATGAAATTAGGAATTGGTGGTGTAGTTACTTTCAAAAATGCCGGGCTCGACAAAGTGGTGGAAAAGCTGAATATCCATGATTTGGTTTTAGAAACTGATGCTCCATATTTGGCACCCATGCCTCATCGCGGAAAGCGTAATGAACCAGCTTACACAGCTCTAGTGGCCCTTCGTGTGGCAAGCCTATTAAATATACCTTTGGCCGAAGTAGATAAGATTACTACCGCCAACGCTAAAGCGATTTTCGAAAAATGACCAAATCCAAAATATTGATGCTGTATACCGGTGGCACCATCGGTATGATGACAGATCCCGAAACTGGCGGTCTCAAGCCTTTTGACTTTGAACATCTTTTGGAGCAAATCCCGGAAATACGCCTGCTCGATTGTGAAATAGAAACAGATAGCCTGGACAGACCAATCGATTCTTCAGACATGAAACCTGAGCATTGGTTAAGGTTGGCCAAACGTGTTTATGATGGCTACAATCAATATGATGGTTTTGTGATTCTTCACGGCTCGGATACCATGGCTTACTCTTCATCGGCACTTAGCTTTTTGATTGAAAATTTGGCAAAGCCCGTAGTTTTTACCGGGGCACAATTGCCAATAGGCATCAGTCGTTCGGATGCTCGCGAAAACCTTTTGACGGCTTTGGAAATAGCACTGGCTCGCAGAAAGGATAACCTTGCCATGATTCCTGAAGTAGCCGTTTATTTTGAGTATGCCCTTTTCAGGGGAAACCGAATTCACAAAATGAGCACTGAAGATTTTGAGGCTTTTCAGTCGCTGAATTACCCAAAGCTAGCCGAAGCGGGAGTTCATATAAAGTATAATCACTCCTTTATTGAGCATCCTACCAAAGACAGCATCAAGCTTTATGACCAGCTCGATCCCAATATTGGCGTACTCACAGTTTTCCCAGGAATGCAGGAAAGTTTTATAAAACCGGTCATTGAAAACCCGTCCATCAAAGGACTGCTGATTCGCACCTTTGGCTCTGGCAATGCTCCAACCGACCCATGGTTTTTAGAAACCGTACACGAGGCAATAGATCGTGGTGTAAAAGTGGTCAACATTTCACAGTGTAGTGGTGGTGGAGTGATTCAAGGAAAATATGAAGCCAGTAGAGCGCTAAAGCAAATGGGCGTTATCAGTAGTGGAGATATGACCTTTGAAGCTGGGCTCACTAAAATGATGTTTTTGCTGGCCAATTTCCCTACCGAAGACTTTGCAGAGCTCTACCAAACAAATCTACGAGGAGAGCTTTCCAATTAGGTTGCGTTTTGTAATTTTGCGCCCTTCCAAAAGGAGAGGTGTCCGAGTGGCTTAAGGAGCACGCTTGGAAAGCGTGTGTGCGGGCAACCGTACCGCGGGTTCGAATCCCGCTCTCTCCGCAAGACAAAACCCCGTAGCACAATGTGCTACGGGGTTTTTAGTTTTTTCATTGAGCTGAGCTTGCTCAAGTGAAAATCGAAAAACTAAAAACCATAGTCTGCGCCAGCAGGCTTACTGGGTTTTGACTTGATAACATTCTCCCCTAGGGATCACGATCGGAGCGAGTAATCTCAAATCTCTGACCAAAAGTAACGCGGATGACGCGGGTTAGATTACGTAGCCACAGATTGCACTTATTTCACGGATTTTTCTGGAAAGCATAACTCAAAGCAATACACAGTCAACCAAATCATAACATCGCACAAGCTAAAGGTGGGACAACAAAAAGCAAAAGGCTGCCACGGCTTAGAGCTTTTGACTTGATCTCGGTCCCCCCACAGAGATCACGATCGGAGCGAGTAATCATGCATTATCGATTTCAAATAAAAAAGCCCGTGAGTTTCACGGGCTTTTTACTTCTATCAGATAACCAAATATCCCTTGAAGATGAACCTCATCTTCCTAATACAAGTCTCATTCAGCAACTTTCAGTACTAGTCCTACAGGGCCAATCAATCCAGAAGTCAGCAACTCATCTTCGGCTTTATAAAAAGGAATTGCTGTATAAGTAATTTTATCCTCAATACCTGGCTGAGCATCCCCAATAAGGCGATTTACCCAAAGGTTAGTCACCTCAATTTTGATTTCATTTTCTCCGGCTTTTAAACCTTCGGTGATATTTACCTTAAATGGTTTTTTCCAAACAATGCCTTGAGACTTGCCATTTACAAACACCTCAGCAATGTTCTTCACCTCACCCAAATCAAGCTCTATTTCACCTTTTTTAAGATCACCTTCAGTAACATTGACGGTATTGATATAGGCGGCAGTACCAGAGAAGTACTTGATTCCAGCATCTGTATTTTCAGTCCATGAGCTAAGCTCTTCAAAGGTTGCGCTGGCAGGCGCACCTCTCTCTGCCTGAAACTCTACATTCCATGGTCCATTTACTGTTGCCAATACAGTCTCCTTAACTTCAGGAAGGGTGAATGATGCCTTATCAGTTGATGATGTAAACACTATAAAGATGGCATCATTTGGAACCAAATTAAGAGGCACCGTTGTCAAGCCATCTTTAGAGGTATAAGATACTTCGTTGATTTCTCCGGTTTGCGGATTCCATAGCTCAGGCTTTCTGCCACTCACTCTAAAGGTAGCTTCGGTTGGGGTATTACCCTTTTCACAATTGCTAATCCAGTAGATTTCGGCACCATGGGTAGTTCTATGTACAAACCTCAAGTCTGCATTTCCGGTATAAGCCATGTCTGGTTTTATACCCTGACTTTCCAAAGCAGAAGCAATGCTCGCATCAACCATTACATTTTTCAAACTTCCGCCCCACACTTCATTTATTAGTTTAGTCACCTCTTCCTGATCATCTGTCTGGCTCGGGCTGCCCACAGGTTTAGGGCCTACCACTACACCTCCTGCTTTCGCAAACTCAGCAATCTTTTTCATCACATCCAAAGACATGTATTTGCTGTTGGAATCCAGGGCCAGAATTCTATACTGCACACCTGATTTGGTGCTGTACGTACCATCACTGTAGCTCAACTCATTTCTGATAGCATCTGCATTAATAAAGTCAAAGCTGTAACCCTTTGGAACTGCTGGCAACTCTTCCGCGTAAAGCGAAGTAATATTGTTGTCCTGGCCATAGTAATACACTACATCCGCCACATTTTGACCTTGCTGAAGCATATAAGATCCCCGAGACAAATAGCTAATCCAAGGTTTGGCTTGCTCAGCCCAGGTTTCATGGC from Owenweeksia hongkongensis DSM 17368 encodes the following:
- the odhB gene encoding 2-oxoglutarate dehydrogenase complex dihydrolipoyllysine-residue succinyltransferase; protein product: MSVEIKVPSPGESVSEVEIASWLVEDGDYVEKDQEIVELDSDKATLAMPAEESGIISISVEEGEEVEVGQVIGTIDTSAAKPEGSGDDSKKEDKPKADAPKEEAKAEKAPAKKEETYASGSASPAARKILDEKGIDAKAVEGTGRDGRITRDDAVKAEASMGTSTGAARPSDRKKMSSLRRKLAKRLVSVKNETAMLTTFNEVDMKPIFDLRSEYKEDFKEKHGVGLGFMSFFTLAVTRALKEFPQVNSMIDGDDLITFDYADISIAVSGPKGLMVPVIRNAENLSFAGVEKEVKRLAIRVREGQITVDEMTGGTFTITNGGVFGSMLSTPIINPPQSAILGMHNIVERPVAIDGKVEIRPIMYVALSYDHRVIDGRESVGFLVAVKEALENPQELLMGGDNVVKKALEL
- a CDS encoding asparaginase — encoded protein: MTKSKILMLYTGGTIGMMTDPETGGLKPFDFEHLLEQIPEIRLLDCEIETDSLDRPIDSSDMKPEHWLRLAKRVYDGYNQYDGFVILHGSDTMAYSSSALSFLIENLAKPVVFTGAQLPIGISRSDARENLLTALEIALARRKDNLAMIPEVAVYFEYALFRGNRIHKMSTEDFEAFQSLNYPKLAEAGVHIKYNHSFIEHPTKDSIKLYDQLDPNIGVLTVFPGMQESFIKPVIENPSIKGLLIRTFGSGNAPTDPWFLETVHEAIDRGVKVVNISQCSGGGVIQGKYEASRALKQMGVISSGDMTFEAGLTKMMFLLANFPTEDFAELYQTNLRGELSN
- a CDS encoding TatD family hydrolase encodes the protein MIDTHSHIYLDEFKEGFDDMLARAKEQGIDEIYLPNIDVKSIHNLKELAANYPQCKPMMGLHPGSVKEDYQEQLAVMFEELDNGKYYAVGEIGMDLYWDKTFVEEQRKAFAIQIEKAKEMGLPIVIHCREAFDEVFEILEAYHDDKLFGIFHCFTGNLEQAHRALSLNMKLGIGGVVTFKNAGLDKVVEKLNIHDLVLETDAPYLAPMPHRGKRNEPAYTALVALRVASLLNIPLAEVDKITTANAKAIFEK